One genomic region from Rosa rugosa chromosome 1, drRosRugo1.1, whole genome shotgun sequence encodes:
- the LOC133743703 gene encoding putative calcium-transporting ATPase 13, plasma membrane-type, producing the protein MPNSTIGDQASEGVSHSTFTTDLIQTVSSCVQYEQSKQSRWYKYIAVGVFIWRTRNKSRLRKAKAPRYQRFLKKVAHLDVGQTVSHLGSYFKDRAAYIPLLAPTTPTTPPDAAASNHVIDIPLQEWLLKEVARIVREKDLNALRARGGVDGVSALLRSHSEDHADDGGQVPQLSLKTTKPVFFHFLLKACNQYTIFFLLGSAGLQFAIEFMKQGVKQGWHDGVAILVTVFLLVAFPSVGNYRNERKMVKQLMERNKFLVDVERNGESRAVMISHVSVGDIVHLKKGDHVPADGLFIDHGVELVLDEVLSPTIDFENNPFVLSGSKVIEGQGRMMVTSVGVNTAFAEMLSLVTEDHNPNRKTLLQALMDKPYTYMEYLACCVSILIAVVVLIRLLVFRKHDNYNDRPDLKGEVSVSLLMKIFEKIYLKTQGRVSTLASVLATVVIGIQHGMPFVISLALCQWKEKVVQNGADPRNLSACVTMGLITVICIETTSEKMCNEMEVMDFWIGDKDLSNEVESDQTEQFALKGLRQEISATPANDSFISSIKTRWGVTDMEVLEQTFITLEERKLSSDEKCSGILMRKTESSAQDMQLHMSGDASTILDMCSHYNDKTGESRILEIQKRKFKLVIKNMEEKGLRPIAYAYKKTNVQEFTENGLKLLALVGVRCPYQEELKIAVEAFRKAGIKIKLVSEDELSIVTERASDLGIFNPGSGDMEIIAGEAFRRLNSMERLNKVDLISVMGSSLPRDKLLMVERLKKNGHIVAFYGGLTINDTRTLKEADVGITEDIWSTEMARDNADIIVKDGCLWFLNLKSGKCAYHNIQNFCQIQLTACISGLLVTLVATMHSGDSPLTAIHLIWVNLIMCLLGSLMMVMELERQEPLAQEPAPRTQEPAPRAQPLITKAIWRNIAIQVSYQASILLVLHFMGNAIVSMNQGVPGTMVFNIYTLCQVLNLFRAMHLLNKEVLNVVLHSYWFLMALGAVMVMQVVIVEFGKGLASGVRLDAIQWASCFLLAALSWPFDLLFRRENLALGRAPMGMSRFYICASLFLIFSVSYCFESDYAHTT; encoded by the exons ATGCCAAACAGTACCATTGGTGATCAAGCTTCTGAAGGTGTCAGCCACTCGACTTTTACTACTGACCTTATTCAAACCGTTAGTAGTTGTGTCCAATATGAGCAGAGCAAGCAGAGCCGCTGGTATAAATACATTGCTGTTGGGGTTTTCATCTGGCGCACCAGAAACAAGTCACGCCTCCGCAAAGCAAAGGCCCCTCGTTATCAACGGTTTCTGAAAAAGGTTGCTCACCTTGATGTGGGACAGACGGTCTCACACCTCGGATCCTACTTCAAG GATCGTGCTGCTTATATCCCTTTATTAGCACCAACAACTCCAACAACGCCGCCGGACGCAGCTGCCTCAAATCATGTGATTGACATCCCTCTTCAAGAATGGCTTCTGAAAGAGGTTGCTCGCATTGTGAGAGAGAAGGACTTGAATGCACTGCGAGCACGCGGTGGTGTTGATGGTGTTTCAGCACTTCTCAGGTCTCACTCTGAG GATCATGCTGATGATGGTGGTCAAGTTCCACAACTATCATTGAAGACTACCAAGCCTGTTTTCTTTCACTTCCTGTTGAAGGCTTGCAATCAGTACACAATCTTTTTCCTCCTAGGCTCAGCTGGGTTGCAATTTGCTATTGAATTTATGAAGCAAGGAGTCAAACAAGGGTGGCATGATGGTGTTGCCATACTTGTTACTGTGTTCCTACTCGTTGCTTTTCCTTCAGTTGGGAACTATCGCAACGAGAGGAAGATGGTGAAGCAGTTGATGGAGAGGAACAAATTTCTGGTGGATGTTGAAAGAAATGGAGAATCTAGAGCGGTTATGATATCTCATGTTTCGGTGGGTGATATAGTTCATTTGAAGAAGGGAGACCATGTTCCTGCTGATGGCTTGTTCATAGATCATGGTGTGGAACTGGTCTTGGATGAGGTATTGAGCCCCACAATTGATTTTGAAAACAACCCATTTGTGTTGTCTGGTTCAAAAGTTATTGAGGGCCAGGGTCGAATGATGGTGACATCTGTCGGTGTCAATACTGCTTTTGCAGAGATGCTGAGCTTGGTGACTGAGGATCATAATCCAAATAGGAAGACTCTGTTACAAGCTTTGATGGACAAACCATATACTTATATGGAGTATCTTGCGTGTTGTGTTTCAATTCTGATTGCTGTTGTGGTGCTAATACGGTTACTAGTATTCAGGAAGCATGACAACTACAATGACAGGCCAGACCTGAAAGGGGAAGTTTCAGTGAGCTTGCTGATGAAGATTTTCGAGAAAATATACTTGAAAACTCAAGGAAGGGTCTCCACTTTAGCAAGTGTTCTTGCTACTGTGGTAATTGGGATACAACATGGAATGCCCTTTGTGATTTCCCTTGCACTTTGTCAATGGAAGGAGAAGGTGGTCCAAAATGGGGCAGATCCTCGGAATCTTTCAGCTTGTGTCACCATGGGACTCATAACAGTCATCTGCATTGAAACAACTAGTGAGAAAATGTGCAACGAGATGGAGGTTATGGACTTTTGGATAGGTGATAAGGATTTAAGCAATGAAGTGGAGTCTGATCAAACTGAACAATTTGCTCTCAAAGGACTACGTCAAGAGATTTCTGCTACCCCAGCAAATGATTCGTTCATTTCTTCGATCAAGACCAGATGGGGCGTTACTGACATGGAGGTATTGGAACAGACATTTATAACTCTGGAAGAGAGAAAATTGAGTTCTGATGAGAAATGTAGTGGCATCCTAATGAGGAAAACAGAGAGCAGTGCACAAGATATGCAGCTGCATATGAGTGGAGATGCATCAACAATCTTAGACATGTGTTCACATTATAATGATAAGACTGGGGAAAGTCGTATTCTGGAAATTCAGAAGAGAAAGTTTAAGCTGGTCATTAAGAACATGGAGGAGAAGGGTCTTAGACCGATTGCATATGCttacaagaaaacaaatgttcaaGAATTTACAGAAAatgggttgaaattgttggcACTGGTGGGAGTCAGATGCCCATATCAAGAAGAGCTTAAAATTGCAGTGGAAGCTTTTAGAAAGGCCGGAATAAAAATCAAGCTGGTATCCGAGGATGAGCTCTCAATAGTGACTGAGCGAGCTTCTGATCTTGGAATCTTTAACCCTGGTAGTGGTGATATGGAGATTATCGCAGGCGAAGCTTTCAGAAGACTCAACTCCATGGAAAGACTAAATAAGGTGGATTTGATATCTGTGATGGGAAGTTCTCTCCCAAGAGACAAGCTTCTCATGGTGGAGCGCTTAAAGAAAAACGGTCACATAGTAGCGTTCTATGGAGGGTTAACCATAAATGATACTAGGACTTTGAAAGAAGCTGATGTTGGAATCACAGAGGATATATGGAGCACTGAGATGGCCAGAGACAATGCTGATATTATAGTTAAGGATGGCTGCTTATGGTTCCTGAACTTGAAGTCTGGGAAATGTGCTTACCACAACATTCAGAACTTCTGTCAAATTCAGCTCACGGCTTGCATATCCGGGTTGCTAGTAACGTTAGTAGCAACGATGCATTCAGGGGACTCTCCATTGACCGCAATTCACTTGATTTGGGTGAACTTGATAATGTGCCTTCTAGGCAGCCTAATGATGGTAATGGAGTTAGAACGCCAGGAGCCACTTGCTCAAGAACCAGCGCCAAGGACTCAAGAACCGGCGCCAAGGGCTCAGCCACTTATAACCAAAGCCATCTGGAGAAACATAGCCATTCAAGTTTCATACCAGGCTTCCATCTTGCTGGTCTTGCATTTCATGGGAAATGCAATAGTGAGCATGAACCAAGGCGTCCCGGGTACCATGGTTTTCAATATTTACACCTTGTGTCAGGTCCTTAATCTGTTCAGGGCCATGCACCTACTGAACAAGGAAGTGCTAAATGTTGTTCTTCACAGCtattggtttttgatggcctTGGGGGCTGTTATGGTCATGCAGGTGGTGATTGTTGAGTTTGGGAAAGGACTAGCCAGTGGTGTGAGGTTGGATGCAATACAGTGGGCATCCTGCTTCCTTCTTGCTGCTCTTTCATGGCCGTTTGATTTGCTCTTTCGAAGAGAAAATTTGGCATTGGGGAGAGCACCTATGGGGATGTCAAGATTTTACATTTGTGCTTCGTTGTTCCTCATTTTCTCTGTATCATATTGTTTCGAATCAGATTATGCACACACAACATAG